The following are from one region of the Sphingopyxis sp. MWB1 genome:
- a CDS encoding DUF6975 family protein, which translates to MSQIISPLPQPPDTAQLLDELVGGKGTGAHPYVRSGALSEAPEAMRNLADAVHFLCLLHGRHPGVVDSAALKNVDPEARAWLEEAVEAFADERAFLSHIAAAVGPVPSTPGQAQSEATVAAQRRALDMLAQSDRHGCAVGAALALTLDWCTIRVLLDISAARLDLAANPSHLPDLRATAALAARLGASPPIQRAMLFGAKQLLLQHQGLWDLMMARAKARGTI; encoded by the coding sequence TTGAGCCAGATAATCTCCCCCCTGCCCCAGCCCCCCGATACCGCCCAGCTGCTGGACGAATTGGTCGGTGGCAAGGGAACGGGCGCCCATCCTTATGTTCGGTCGGGCGCCCTGTCCGAAGCCCCCGAAGCGATGCGCAATCTGGCCGACGCCGTTCATTTCCTGTGCCTGCTCCACGGGCGTCACCCCGGCGTGGTGGACAGCGCCGCACTGAAAAATGTCGACCCCGAAGCACGCGCGTGGCTGGAAGAGGCCGTCGAGGCCTTTGCCGACGAACGCGCCTTTTTGTCGCACATTGCTGCCGCCGTCGGCCCCGTACCCAGCACGCCGGGACAGGCGCAGAGCGAAGCGACCGTCGCGGCTCAGCGCCGCGCACTCGACATGTTGGCGCAATCCGACCGCCATGGCTGCGCGGTGGGGGCCGCCCTTGCCCTGACGCTCGATTGGTGCACGATCCGCGTCCTGCTCGACATCAGCGCCGCCCGGCTCGACCTTGCGGCCAATCCCAGCCACTTGCCCGACCTTCGCGCAACGGCGGCGCTCGCCGCCCGGCTGGGTGCATCCCCACCCATTCAGCGCGCCATGCTGTTTGGCGCCAAACAGTTGCTGCTTCAGCATCAGGGCCTGTGGGATTTGATGATGGCACGCGCCAAGGCGCGCGGGACCATTTGA
- a CDS encoding AAA family ATPase — MRFEGTSAYIATDDLKVAVNAATMLRRPLLVKGEPGTGKTVLAEQIAQAFDAPLITWNIKSTTKAQQGLYEYDAVARLRDGQLGEERVHDIRNYIRKGKLWEAFTSPKLPVLLIDEIDKADIEFPNDLLQELDRMAFHVYETDETITAKERPIVVITSNNEKELPDAFLRRCFFHYIKFPDRDTMAEIVEVHFPGIQKTLVSRAMDIFYDVREVPGLKKKPSTSELIDWLKLLLAEDMPLEVLQNRDVGKAIPPLHGALLKNEQDVMLFEKLAFMARRQGG; from the coding sequence ATGCGCTTTGAAGGAACCAGCGCCTATATTGCCACCGACGATCTGAAGGTCGCCGTCAATGCCGCGACGATGCTGCGCCGTCCCCTGCTGGTCAAGGGCGAACCGGGAACCGGCAAGACGGTGCTGGCCGAACAAATTGCCCAGGCATTTGACGCGCCGCTGATCACCTGGAACATCAAATCGACGACCAAGGCGCAGCAGGGCCTGTATGAATATGACGCGGTGGCGCGGCTGCGCGACGGACAGCTTGGCGAAGAGCGGGTCCACGACATTCGCAACTATATCAGGAAGGGCAAGCTGTGGGAGGCTTTTACCAGCCCGAAACTCCCCGTCCTGCTGATCGACGAGATCGACAAGGCCGATATCGAATTTCCGAACGACCTGCTTCAGGAACTCGATCGCATGGCCTTTCATGTCTATGAGACCGACGAGACGATCACGGCGAAGGAACGCCCGATCGTCGTCATCACGTCGAACAATGAAAAGGAATTGCCCGACGCATTTCTGCGCCGCTGTTTCTTTCACTATATCAAATTCCCTGACCGCGACACGATGGCCGAGATTGTCGAGGTGCATTTCCCTGGCATCCAGAAGACGCTGGTGAGCCGGGCCATGGATATTTTCTATGATGTGCGCGAAGTGCCGGGGCTCAAGAAAAAGCCCTCGACCAGCGAGCTGATCGACTGGCTGAAGCTGCTCTTGGCCGAGGATATGCCGCTCGAAGTGCTGCAGAACCGCGATGTCGGCAAGGCCATCCCGCCGTTGCACGGCGCACTGCTCAAAAATGAGCAGGATGTGATGCTGTTCGAAAAGCTCGCCTTTATGGCGCGGCGCCAAGGCGGCTGA
- the cutA gene encoding divalent-cation tolerance protein CutA: MNGGRCIVITTTVGSAEAAERIADAVIAERLAACVQSWPISSRYRWQGAVAADSEIRLEMKTINERAEALVARVAALHPYELPEILVASVAASEAYAAWVEAETR; this comes from the coding sequence ATGAACGGGGGGCGCTGTATCGTCATCACCACGACGGTCGGCAGCGCCGAAGCAGCGGAGCGCATCGCAGACGCGGTGATCGCCGAGCGCCTCGCCGCCTGTGTGCAAAGCTGGCCGATCTCGAGCCGCTATCGCTGGCAGGGCGCGGTCGCAGCCGACAGCGAGATACGGCTGGAGATGAAGACCATAAACGAGCGCGCCGAGGCGCTGGTGGCGCGGGTAGCGGCGCTCCATCCCTATGAGCTGCCCGAAATATTGGTAGCAAGCGTGGCCGCTTCCGAAGCTTATGCGGCGTGGGTCGAAGCGGAGACGCGCTGA
- a CDS encoding methyl-accepting chemotaxis protein — translation MKYDPIHSSEPVLDQSVASDCGELAVGCSEAAGQIKRATDQMDRQVEELGRLEDFVVSLEADQRQIADSTDEAKLLSARACEQLDRGAERVHNAVAEFRSVIGLVARLGTHVTNFASVMEQVQQVSKSIESIAKTTNMLALNAAIEAERAGDAGRTFAVVAAEVKKLAQNTRGATDEIRRTIGSLAAEAGGLVAEIQTGVEQSSRAEAQFETITDALHDATHLVAMLDDQSDRIAQSSAMVHANGAKVRGALDHVVQSVRENGATLNATRDSILSMEHVSNRMFNTVISAGVSPADSAVVELAGQVRDEFVSLAERAIERGELTMEQLFDTDYRLVPGSNPPLYRTSLSDWADANWRPLFDRIVASHDQVKMSSAADMNGFLPTHVTECSRAPTGDLEHDTAHCRNGRILFDATDAAAKRSNAAFFMAVYRQEGDGRNYVTVRNVYVPAIINGRRWGDVEVAYRL, via the coding sequence ATGAAATATGATCCGATCCATTCGAGTGAGCCGGTGCTCGACCAGTCGGTCGCCAGCGATTGCGGCGAACTGGCGGTCGGATGCAGCGAGGCGGCGGGGCAGATAAAAAGGGCTACCGACCAGATGGACCGGCAGGTTGAGGAACTGGGCCGGCTTGAAGATTTCGTCGTCAGCCTGGAGGCCGACCAGCGCCAGATTGCCGATTCGACCGACGAAGCCAAGCTCTTGTCGGCGCGCGCCTGCGAACAGCTCGACCGGGGGGCAGAGCGGGTTCATAACGCCGTCGCCGAATTCCGCTCGGTCATCGGGCTGGTCGCGCGGCTGGGCACCCATGTCACAAACTTCGCCTCGGTGATGGAACAGGTGCAGCAGGTCAGCAAATCCATCGAATCCATCGCCAAAACGACCAATATGCTCGCGCTCAATGCCGCGATCGAGGCTGAACGCGCGGGCGATGCCGGGCGCACCTTCGCCGTCGTCGCGGCCGAGGTGAAAAAGCTCGCGCAAAATACGCGCGGCGCGACCGACGAAATTCGCCGCACCATCGGCAGCCTTGCCGCCGAAGCGGGCGGGCTGGTCGCCGAAATCCAGACCGGCGTCGAACAGTCGAGCCGCGCCGAGGCGCAGTTCGAAACGATCACCGACGCGCTGCACGATGCCACGCATCTCGTCGCCATGCTCGACGATCAAAGCGACCGCATCGCGCAAAGCTCCGCCATGGTCCATGCCAATGGCGCCAAGGTGCGCGGCGCGCTCGACCATGTGGTGCAATCGGTGCGCGAGAATGGCGCGACCCTGAACGCGACCCGCGATTCGATCCTGTCGATGGAACATGTTTCGAACCGCATGTTTAACACGGTGATCTCCGCCGGGGTCAGCCCCGCCGATTCCGCGGTGGTCGAACTGGCGGGGCAGGTGCGCGACGAATTTGTGTCGCTCGCCGAACGCGCCATCGAGCGCGGCGAACTGACGATGGAGCAATTGTTCGATACCGATTATCGTCTGGTGCCCGGGTCCAACCCGCCCCTGTACCGCACCAGCCTCAGCGACTGGGCCGACGCCAATTGGCGCCCGCTTTTCGACCGCATCGTCGCCAGCCATGATCAGGTCAAAATGTCTTCGGCGGCGGATATGAACGGCTTTCTGCCTACCCATGTCACCGAATGTTCGCGCGCGCCGACGGGCGACCTCGAACATGACACCGCCCATTGCCGCAATGGCCGCATTTTATTCGACGCCACCGATGCCGCCGCGAAACGCAGCAATGCGGCTTTCTTCATGGCGGTCTATCGGCAGGAAGGCGACGGGCGCAATTATGTGACCGTCCGCAACGTCTATGTGCCCGCAATCATCAACGGCCGCCGTTGGGGCGATGTCGAGGTGGCTTACCGGCTATAG
- a CDS encoding M16 family metallopeptidase produces the protein MTRIFFRRFATALSPLALLAVTSVPVAAKESGQPAPSATNPQDAAAKAWNFAGSDIAPDPAVRFGVLPNGMKYAVRANKRPLNSAAIRLRFAVGSFDEAEDQRGLAHFLEHMAFNGSTHVPEGEMVRLLERKGLSFGADTNASTGFDETIYKLNLPGTSDDLVDTGLMLMRETASELTIAPDAVDRERGVILSERRARDTYQLRNLVDRLAFQMEGMIVADRLPIGTEEVIRTAPAERLRDLYQRYYRPERATLVVVGDFDAAKVEEKIKARFSDWHGQGEAGADPDIGDVDYDRPAAADSFVDPAIQDSVSITAFRPWTDEADSRARRYRRTAENIGEAIINRRLAKRAMEEDSPILSGSFGDASGWQTFEQVTISAAAKEGAWREALELIEQEWRRAILYGFTEAEVAEQLATQRTALRNSAAGAETRRSESLADQLIRAADGEFVVSHPDTALALFEEAAPTLDAASITHAFRARMTGLSAPLLRVTAKKPIAGGDAVILDAWGAAQQIAVARPQETEAQDFAYQNFGAPGKIVGDSRVKDLGIRRIRFANHVMLNIKKTIFQKDRVYLSVRVDGGNLLATRDDPTKVALARYLSLGGLEAHSSDDLRSILAGRAVSPVFGSDTDAFGGSVVTTPEDFALQAKLMAAFLRYPGYRADGLALIRRSLPQRYAAMDATPGAVMGRDAGAILADGDPRAQIPPLETAMALDWEGLKPAIADSLAHGAIEIGVVGDIDEQAVIDAIAASFGALPPRRAAFDPRTEARERHFARDRQDRTLIHKGPADQAELRVYWPARDDSDLGEAMRLTLLARVMRLKLTEELRERLGESYSPGAGVSLSSEFPGYGYLYAASNVDAGHLATTRAAIFAIARDLRDAPVSADLLDRARRPMVEAMAKARGENSYWLNYVAEASSHPERLDRSRNAIAAVKAATPAELQALARRYLQDDEALVIRAVSDKLASENGAAASAPAPAE, from the coding sequence ATGACCCGGATATTTTTCCGGCGCTTCGCCACTGCGCTGTCGCCGCTCGCCCTTCTCGCCGTTACATCCGTCCCTGTCGCTGCCAAGGAATCGGGCCAGCCAGCGCCGTCTGCCACCAATCCGCAGGACGCGGCGGCCAAGGCGTGGAATTTTGCAGGCAGCGACATCGCGCCCGACCCGGCGGTGCGCTTCGGCGTCCTTCCCAACGGGATGAAATATGCCGTGCGCGCCAACAAGCGCCCCCTCAACAGCGCCGCCATCCGTCTGCGCTTTGCCGTCGGCAGTTTTGACGAGGCGGAGGATCAGCGCGGGCTTGCCCATTTTCTTGAACATATGGCCTTCAACGGCTCAACGCATGTTCCCGAAGGCGAGATGGTGAGGCTGCTCGAGCGCAAGGGTCTGTCCTTTGGCGCCGACACCAATGCCTCGACGGGTTTTGACGAAACCATCTACAAGCTCAACCTGCCCGGCACTTCGGACGATCTCGTCGACACCGGGCTGATGCTGATGCGCGAAACCGCGAGCGAACTGACGATTGCGCCGGATGCGGTGGACCGGGAACGCGGCGTTATCCTGTCCGAACGGCGCGCGCGCGATACCTATCAGCTTCGCAATCTCGTCGACCGGCTGGCCTTCCAGATGGAGGGGATGATCGTCGCCGACCGGTTGCCCATCGGCACTGAAGAGGTGATCCGCACTGCCCCGGCGGAGCGGCTGCGCGACCTTTACCAGCGTTATTACCGGCCCGAACGTGCGACGCTTGTCGTGGTCGGCGACTTCGACGCGGCCAAGGTCGAGGAAAAGATCAAGGCGCGCTTTTCCGACTGGCACGGGCAGGGCGAAGCGGGGGCGGACCCCGATATTGGCGACGTCGACTATGACCGCCCGGCCGCCGCCGACAGCTTTGTCGATCCTGCCATTCAGGACAGCGTGTCGATCACCGCCTTTCGCCCCTGGACTGATGAAGCCGACAGCCGCGCGCGCCGCTATCGCCGCACAGCCGAAAATATCGGCGAGGCGATCATCAACCGCCGTCTCGCCAAACGCGCGATGGAAGAAGATTCGCCGATCCTGAGCGGTAGCTTCGGCGATGCGTCGGGATGGCAGACGTTCGAACAGGTGACAATCAGCGCCGCCGCCAAGGAGGGGGCGTGGCGCGAGGCGCTGGAATTGATCGAACAGGAATGGCGCCGCGCGATCCTCTATGGCTTTACCGAGGCTGAGGTCGCCGAACAGCTTGCCACCCAGCGCACCGCGCTTCGCAACAGCGCCGCCGGAGCCGAAACCCGGCGCAGCGAATCGCTCGCGGACCAGTTGATCCGCGCTGCCGACGGCGAATTTGTCGTCAGCCATCCCGACACCGCATTGGCCTTGTTCGAGGAAGCAGCCCCGACGCTGGATGCCGCGTCGATTACTCACGCCTTTCGCGCCCGCATGACGGGGCTTAGCGCGCCGCTGCTGCGCGTTACCGCCAAGAAGCCGATCGCGGGGGGCGATGCGGTGATCCTCGACGCGTGGGGCGCCGCACAGCAAATCGCCGTCGCGCGTCCTCAGGAAACGGAGGCGCAGGATTTCGCCTATCAAAATTTCGGCGCGCCCGGAAAGATTGTCGGGGATAGCCGGGTTAAGGATCTCGGCATCCGCCGCATCCGCTTTGCCAATCATGTGATGCTCAACATCAAAAAGACGATTTTTCAAAAGGATCGTGTCTATTTGTCGGTGCGCGTCGATGGCGGCAATCTGCTCGCGACGCGCGATGATCCGACAAAGGTCGCGCTCGCGCGCTATCTGTCGCTCGGCGGGTTGGAGGCGCATAGCAGCGATGATCTGCGCTCGATCCTCGCGGGCCGCGCGGTCAGCCCGGTTTTCGGCAGCGATACCGATGCCTTTGGCGGCAGCGTCGTCACCACGCCGGAGGATTTTGCCCTTCAGGCCAAGCTGATGGCGGCCTTCCTGCGCTATCCCGGCTATCGCGCCGACGGGCTCGCCCTCATTCGCCGCAGCCTGCCGCAGCGCTATGCGGCGATGGACGCAACGCCGGGGGCGGTGATGGGACGCGACGCAGGCGCTATTCTCGCCGACGGCGACCCCCGCGCGCAAATCCCGCCGCTCGAAACCGCCATGGCGCTCGATTGGGAGGGGCTGAAACCCGCCATCGCCGACAGTCTCGCCCATGGCGCCATCGAGATCGGCGTCGTCGGCGACATCGACGAACAGGCGGTGATCGACGCCATCGCCGCCAGCTTTGGCGCGCTACCGCCACGCCGCGCGGCCTTCGATCCGCGAACCGAAGCGCGCGAACGCCATTTTGCGCGCGACCGGCAGGACCGCACCCTGATTCACAAGGGGCCAGCCGATCAGGCGGAACTGCGCGTTTACTGGCCCGCGCGCGACGACAGCGACTTGGGCGAAGCGATGCGCCTCACCCTGCTCGCGCGCGTCATGCGGCTCAAGCTGACCGAGGAATTGCGCGAACGGCTGGGCGAAAGCTACAGCCCCGGCGCGGGCGTCAGCCTGTCGAGCGAATTTCCGGGCTATGGCTATCTTTACGCCGCCAGCAATGTCGATGCGGGCCATCTCGCGACCACGCGCGCCGCGATTTTTGCCATCGCGCGGGATCTTCGCGATGCGCCGGTCAGCGCCGACCTGCTCGACCGCGCGCGGCGACCGATGGTCGAGGCGATGGCCAAGGCGCGCGGCGAGAATAGCTATTGGCTGAATTATGTTGCCGAGGCGTCTTCGCACCCCGAACGGCTCGACCGCAGCCGCAACGCTATCGCCGCAGTGAAGGCGGCGACTCCGGCGGAGCTTCAGGCGCTCGCCCGCCGCTATTTGCAGGATGACGAAGCGTTGGTGATCCGCGCGGTCAGCGACAAGCTGGCGTCGGAAAACGGCGCAGCCGCATCCGCGCCCGCCCCGGCGGAGTAA